One window of the Sciurus carolinensis chromosome 8, mSciCar1.2, whole genome shotgun sequence genome contains the following:
- the Sec61g gene encoding protein transport protein Sec61 subunit gamma — protein sequence MDQVMQFVEPSRQFVKDSIRLVKRCTKPDRKEFQKIAMATAIGFAIMGFIGFFVKLIHIPINNIIVGG from the exons ATGGATCAGGTAATGCAGTTTGTTGAGCCAAGTCGGCAGTTTGTGAAGGACTCAATTCGTCTTGTTAAAAGATGCACCAAACCTGATAGAAAAG AATTCCAGAAGATTGCCATGGCAACAGCAATAGGATTTGCTATAATGGGATTCATTGGTTTCTTTGTGAAATTGATCCATATCCCTATTAATAACATCATTGT gGGTGGCTGA